From Mucilaginibacter gotjawali:
CAGCATTTTAAACCCGAATGGGCCGCCTGTATTGATTTTACCCTAACCGATAAACTGACCATGGTAAAAGCCGTACACCCGGATTTTGCTTTGGATGATGTTTTCCCATGGACAACTCAGCTTTCAGCAAACATTGATAAAGATGCATTTCTAAAATCGTTTTTTGTTCAGCCGGACCTGTTTATCAGGGTATATAAAGGTTTTGAAAACCAGGTAAAAGCGGCACTGGCTGTTGCCGAAGTTGCTTTTAAAGATGAAGGCAACGGCTGTTTAGCCCTGCCCAACGGTACCCGGCTGGAAACTATAATTACCAATCCACATTGGTACGAAGTGCAGGATTATTCCTCGCAGCAAACCGCCCGATATTTTAAGCCCAATAAATGGGATTACTGGTGGGATGCCTGCGCAGCGTCAGGCGGCAAATCGCTTTTATTGCACGACCAGGAACCCACCGTAAAACTGGTGGTATCCGATATCCGCGAGTCTATTTTAGCCAATTTGGATGAACGCTTTCAGCAGGCGGGACTTACCAAATACCAAAAAAAGCTGCTCGATCTTACTCAAAACAACGATCTGCTCCTCCATGATTACGCCTTCGACGGTATTATTCTTGATGCCCCCTGCAGCGGTTCCGGCACCTGGGGTCGCACGCCGGAGATGATCAGCCAATTTGATACCCATAAGATTGAATTCTTCCAGCGCCTGCAGCAAGGCATCGCACGCAATGTGGTTAAATACCTTAAACCCGGTAAACCGCTCGTTTATATCACGTGTTCTGTTTTTAAAGCGGAGAATGAGGATATAGTGAGTTTTATGGTGAAAGAAATGGGGTTGAAGCTGGAGGAGCAAACGGTTTTAAAAGGGTATGGGAATAAGGCGGATACGATGTTTGTGGCGCGGCTAGCCCCCTAGGGAATTTTTGATTTATCCGGCTTGAATTGTTAACTTAGTAACGAATGTTAAACTAATATATTCCTGAATCATTGTCCAACCTGAATGAAAAAAACAACTTTAACCTTACTAATTGCCTTAATTACTTTTTCATGTTTCTCGCAGTCATTTCCTAAAAAACAAACTCTCATACCGTTAAGCAATGTCAACGGTGTGCCCTTTTATAAAGAACAGGACATGAATGATTGGGTAATAGATGGTTTTGAGATTGATAACGATGGAACGTTCTACTTTTTAGGGGGGGACAAAGTGGATTGTTTAGCGGTATTCTCAGGCACCAAACAAATTGTCCGTAAAACATATAAAGAGTGGCCCGGTCGTCAGCTTTATTTCTACAAAAACAATCTGTACACGTTTGGTGGTGAAAAAAAAAATCAAAATCTTATAAAAGTTCTAAATCCTTCAACCGGCTTAATTATTAAAACCTATTGCAATATCCCCGATAAACATATAGACCAATATTTTTTTACAGATAGCTCTATCATTATCGGCGCAATGGGAGACACCGCTATGTGGTATGAACGATACAGTCTTTCCGGTAAGTTTATTGGGAAATCCCCGAATGAATATGGTGTACCATCTTTTATTATTCCGGAAAATGGCAAATTCAGTTCATGCGAATTCCTTGGGAAATGGAATGATAACTATGTATTCTGGGGCAATAGCGATTTAAATGCGCCTCACCAACTTTATCTTGTCGACAATAAAGGCAAAATATTGGCCAAAAGAATCATACCCAAAGGCTTGACCGGTAAGGGATATTTCGAAGAATCCGATGAAGATAGAAAAGTTCGAAACGGGAGCTTTTTTGTATTGGGCCGGAAAGGAAATGATGCTTTGATTACCGAAATCCCATTGGCAAGTTTTTTCGGCAAGTAAAAAATCAAACTCCCCCTTTAGGGGCCTTGGGAGGCTACAAATGCGTATTACTCCTGAACAATTTTATCGCAATAGCCAATAAAATTATTCTCCATAAAAAACACTTATCTGTGCCTGTCAAGCCAATAATGGGTAGCCACTACGTGGCAATATGTCTTACTATTTATTTTTCTACAAACGTTTTGCCCCTATGGGGCAAGGGGGTTAATTTAAAGTAACGTATCATCTGTCTTAAAGAAAATTGTAAATGTTGTTAATGTACATTGCATTGCCCCATATGGGCAAAACGTTTGTAGCAACAAGTCCAACCCCCAATTATTGCCGTGTAGCGGCTACCCTTTGCCGACATGTTGAAGACTTGCAATCCTTTTAAATGGATTGCTTCGATGTGGCAAAATGCATTTTCATAATGCCACCCTATAACAAACATTGCCTTGCCCCATAAGAGCAAAACGTTTGTAGCAACAAGTCCAACCCCCAATTATTGCCGCGTAGCGGCTACCCTTTGCCGACACGTTAAAAATCTGCAATCCTTTTAAATGGATTGCTTCGATGTGGCAAAATGCATTTTCATAATGCCACCCTATAACAAACATTGCCTTGCCCATAGGGGCAAAACGTTTGTAGCAACAAGTCCAACCCCCAATTATTGCCGCGTAGCGGCTTATTTTGAAAACTTGCAATCCTTTTAAATGGTTTGCTTCGATGTGGCAAATGTATTTTCACAATGCGCCCTGTAACAAAAATCGCCTTGCCCCATCGGGGCAAAACGTTTGTAGCAACCCGACCCACCACCCAATTATTGCCGCGTAGCGGCTACCCTTTGCCGACACGTTAAAAACCTGCAATCCTTTAAATGGATTGCTTCGATGTGGCAAATGTATTTTTACAATGCCCCCCTATAACGAACATTGCTTTGCCCCATAGGGGCAAAACGTTTGTAGCACCACAAGCCCCCAACAATTATTGCCGCGTAGCGGCTACCCTTTGCCTATTTGCTTTAAAGTGTTATTTTTGAATATACCTTTATCATTATGTCAAATACCTTTACCCAACTCTACATTCACTGCGTTTTTGCTGTAAAATACCGGAAAGCGGTAATACAACCTACCTGGGAAGAAAGGCTTCATCAATATATTACGGGCATTCTGCAAAACAATGGGCATAAATTGTTGGCGATCAATTCAATGCCGGATCATTTACATTTTTTTGTCGGGATTAACCCAAAGCAATCCATTTCGGATATGATGCGTGTGGCAAAAGGCGATAGCTCTGAATTTATTAACAAAGAAAAATTTACAGAGAGAAAATTTTATTGGCAGGATGGCTATGGCGCATTCAGCAACAGCCGCACACAAATAGACGGTGTAGTTAAATACATTATGAACCAAAAACAACATCACACCAAAAAAACATTTCGCGAAGAATACCTTGATATATTGAAAGATTATGCCGTGGAATACAATGAAAAATACATTTTTCACGACCTGTTAGACGGGTGAAGGGTAG
This genomic window contains:
- a CDS encoding RsmB/NOP family class I SAM-dependent RNA methyltransferase, whose product is MKAINQLKTFQRILDEYPAETPLSKFLPGFYRQNKQMGSTDRRVASRLVYNYFRLGRALPNLPADERLFIAEFLCNTQLNSFLQHFKPEWAACIDFTLTDKLTMVKAVHPDFALDDVFPWTTQLSANIDKDAFLKSFFVQPDLFIRVYKGFENQVKAALAVAEVAFKDEGNGCLALPNGTRLETIITNPHWYEVQDYSSQQTARYFKPNKWDYWWDACAASGGKSLLLHDQEPTVKLVVSDIRESILANLDERFQQAGLTKYQKKLLDLTQNNDLLLHDYAFDGIILDAPCSGSGTWGRTPEMISQFDTHKIEFFQRLQQGIARNVVKYLKPGKPLVYITCSVFKAENEDIVSFMVKEMGLKLEEQTVLKGYGNKADTMFVARLAP
- the tnpA gene encoding IS200/IS605 family transposase, with product MSNTFTQLYIHCVFAVKYRKAVIQPTWEERLHQYITGILQNNGHKLLAINSMPDHLHFFVGINPKQSISDMMRVAKGDSSEFINKEKFTERKFYWQDGYGAFSNSRTQIDGVVKYIMNQKQHHTKKTFREEYLDILKDYAVEYNEKYIFHDLLDG